GATGTATGTATACGTCTGTTTGATGAAGCTGAAGTTTTGAAATGGCACTTGTGGattagcttgtgtgtgtgtgtgtgtgtaattgtttgTCAGGAGAGGAACGTGGAGGCTGTCAGAGGAGCGAAGGACGAGAGGGTCCGAGAGATCCGAAACGCCGTGGAAATGATGATCGCTCGTCTGGACAACCAGCTCAAGAACAAACTCATCACCCTCATGGGTAGGACTCCTCGACACGTCACTGTCACGATGCAGCTGAAAAGTATCTTTCACAAAGCGATGCAGTCATGTTGTATGTATAGGTCACCTGcgtctgaatgacaaaaagccaTCCCTTTAACAGCTTGACGAAGACAGCAATGTTACGTAGtccatgtctgaaaggggctctTGTTGATGCAAGACACCTTAACCAGTACTACAATCTCGCTTCTGAAAGCAGTCAGAGGCACCTTTTTATAGCTTCAGGCAATATACATATGAAATATTTATCTGGACCGAGTGGACGCATGCACTCAGCGCCCACATACGCAACCTGCACACCCAACCACTTACACTCACCAGCCTCCATCAGGCCTGACATTCGGCACAAGTACACTGCAAATAGAAATGCATTCCTCCCCACCAGGCCAGAAGACGTCCTTGACCCAGGAGACGGAGCTGCTGGAGTCtctcctgcaggaggtggagcaTCAGGTTGGTAGTCCACAGCAGCTCATAGCCTCTATTCATTTAGCTCTACTGCatattggttttcttttttattagtGGTGTAAAACTGTGGCAGGCACACCAGTTAAGTTGTAAGGTGTATGTTAAATCCCCTCCCACCATCAAAACAATGATCAGTTTCTATATATTGATAGTTAAACAGCTGTGTTGTAACTATTTTAATACGAAATTACtgttttctgggggggggggtgcgcaGAAGAACTACAAGTTGACAGATTCAGTGCTGACATATTAGCTGCTTAGTTTATTAtcattcatgtttgtgtccagctGAAGTCCAGAATTCGCTCTTCTTTTTTAGCCTTGTTTTGCTTCCTGGTTTGGTGCAGGCCTGGTAGTGTTCAGTGGGTTTGTCAGAATTTGTTGGTTGaacacagctgcctgctgctggaaacgagAATGATAAGATCAGTGAACCGTACAGTGAAGTTGCAAGCTGTGGAATCCAAACAGTGAGAGTTGTGTTCGCTGCAGAGTTGGTGTGAAGTCTATGTGGGTTTTCACTTTTAAGTTATTTCTTCTacattttgcatatttgttttaGTGGAGCTTTAATGCAGTATTTATTTCATGACATATTACAAATTGGGCCACAAATTTGATGTAATTTACTGTAGGATTGAATTAAAATTGCTGTTATATTACAGAAATATTTGCATTGTCAAAGTGCATATGCTAATTAGAGATAGATTGACAAAATACCTGTGTTCTGTTAAAGGATGTTTGGTGACGCTCtatatttctcttattttgaaCAAATTCCATGTATTGATTCCAGTAATACGTGTTACCTGTGTAggcaaagcctgatatatcttattcctctgtgccatagagctccactgttgtccagaaacttttacaaacacattaatgaCTGATGAATTAAGCGTGACATCAGgtccttcattaccatgaacacacacgctgtaGTTTAATTTGAGTCAATCCCAAATAAACaatcctgctgctgtaatttCTCAATCAagcatcaaatgtgtattaatccacggctaaaaatagtccccaacaaatacagcATTTACTCATGTTTGTTtcctaaaaactacagtgcccagctgaaattatttattctttttctttattttaagtATATATTCATGATGTTTATAAAGTCTTACGTCTTGACCAATGGAAAAGGGGTTGAGAGCCGCAGCCAAACTATTGAGATGGATGAacgcattgttggttttggtagAATATCTCTGGCCTTGTCCTTTAATAATCCGTCAAAactcactacatttcagaatcagaaaaactttgttgatccccggggggaaattatacttaaaggaataaaggagaaaagtaagaaaaataagaaaacaaacaggaatgactgtaacaggctgcatgcacagtCGGCGCATGCGCATTTGAACTCACTTCAGCGCACTTTTAGAGCTCAAGCCACAATCAGTGGCCTCTTTGATAGGagttgattttaatgttttcctactgacaaattaaaagatgTTAACACCATCTTTTTCTTCCATTATTGGGGTAAGCACAGGTATACCTACTGGGATATTGTTAACAGTAGCAAAACTAATATTAGTTACATCACACTGGAGCGTTCATTGTGTATTGATCAAATTGTTTCCTTCATCCGGACCAAAAACAACGTGCCATCATTGATGTTTTATCTGCTGGTTGGCAGCCTCAACATGAtgattgttttgctgtttgtgtgtgttgaacagcTTCACTCCTGCAGTAAGAGTGAGCTGATCTCCAAGAGCCCAGAGATCCTGCTCATGTTCCAGCAGGTCCATCGGAAACCCATGCAGTCCTTCGTCACCACGCCGGTCCCTCCAGACTTCACCAGGTAACCTGCTGCGCTGTAGGAAAGGTCAAGTCTCTTTGTCCGACAGGGCTGAAATAAAATATCGTGGCTAGGACTGCATTTaagaaatattataattatcGATTTAATGtcgatttttatttatttatacatgtatttttattaatctttataaaatgtataaaatgccCATTTTGTCCCAAACCCAAAACgtattaaaacactttttttttttttatacatttttgctcaataaatgattaaatctGTCACAATCAATCAAAATTATTGTTGAATAAGTTTTGGATTAACAAATAGACCGTTTGAGCACAATATTTCAGGATGCAAAAATATGAGTGTTTGCATTGTGGAGCTGAAAAATGGATCGCAGTATGAGGTGGATAAGTTATAAATAATGAGTggctttttatacattttgaagtgaattttacagtacagacataaCTGGGACATAAGTAGCTCCATTCCTTTTCATGAAGTAGTTTCATATCTGCATcccatgtttacatttaaatatttagaaataGAAAGGAAGCTGCTCCTAGTATTCAGTTCTGTTTAATGTATTTAGGTATGTATGTCTATGGATGACTGATAATACAGAAGACAGCAGCCTGACGATGTGAGTAAACTACAGctttattcagtgtgtgtgatcaaCCTTCCTCTGTGTGCTTTCAGTGAGCTGGTTCCTGCTTATGACTCCAGCACTTTTGTTCTGGTCAACTTCAGGTAAATCCTCTCTTTGGTTGCGTTTAGCCATCGCTGCTGCGGCAGACAATGAAGAAATGATCTCAGTACTATTTACAGttttgtcagctgtgtgtgtctgagtaaaTAATCTAAAAATAGGGTTTTCTGTTGCTCCTTCAATCTTTAAACAACATCTTTACATTTAGCTGACATCACTTGAAGTAGACGAATGTTGAGTGCCATTTGTGTGCAGTTTTTTAAGAACTTTTCGCCTGCCATTCAGCTATAAACTCTTGCCTTTAAACATGGTCGGACGACATTTGTACGAACCAGTTGATTTTAAGCGTACTCCCACCTTTAGGGGTATCTACACTTGTTTTCAGTGGCTGAGTTATACATTTAGTGACGATCTATAGGAGAATCATTTGTTGAATGTGGTGTAAAGCTGATGTTTGGAACAAACCTTTGCAGATAATATTCTTATAAAATGTTGCTCAGCTTTGTGAAATTCGGCTACATTACAGTATTACTTCATGCCATtagagcagccagcagcagctaTATTCACTGTGGTTGTTATTATGACACAAACTTTGGAGGTTGTAAACTTTCACTTTATTAAAAGTTGTGTATCTGAAATGAACAAAGTAGATCCCCATGAGGAAAACTCAAGGAAAGGAAAGTCAGTGGGGTTCGGTGGTTGTTGACAAAGAGGATGAGGAGCGCTTTGAAGCAGTGTATATCAAGAGCTTTTTCCACTTGAAAGTTGAGACTTAAACCTGTAGGGCCCCAGCGGTGCCCCAAAAGGTAAATGCATCAAAAGAGCAAAGAGCTAAGTTTATAGGATGTACAGAGctgctgctttctctttgtTGAAAATAACTAATAAACAGCTTCAAATAGGGATACCTTGTCATAGCAGCCTATTGTTGTTACCGTTGCCAAGTCGTGTCCACAAGTTTTGACATTTGcgtgtttctgtatgtttgtaGCACCCTGAGGCAGCGGGCTGACCCGGTCTACAGCCCTCCTCTACAGATATCTGGACTCTGCTGGAGACTCAAAGTTTATCCAGTGAGTTTCCCCTCAACTGATGTTTCCAATAAAGCCTGTGTTGTTCAGAATGAGCAtctacattattattactattatggTGCATTGCTTTTCATCTTTTGGTCACAATTCATTTCTACAGTCCAGTTACGATAGTCTCATTTCTAACAAGTGAGGTTAATGCGTCAGTTAAAAACGTTTCTGACTATAAGGCCTCAGGGTTGTGatcaagaaatgaaaacagtatttctgttaagaaaaaagaaactttaaGCAGCAAAGTGGTGAGTATAACATGATTGTTGTACGTCTGAATTTATGAAgtcaataaacaaacatgttgaaatgttgagtTTACATTAACAACAAACCAAACGGGAGCCAAACGGGGAGATGTCTTactaaaatatagaaatatactTGGAGACAGGTCTTTATTTCTAATATCCCTTGCTTTATATCATAAGcctgttttgaaataaaggaATGGTTCACTCTGCAGtttatataataatgattaacCATTGTACTCACTCTCTttaacagaaacactgatgatTTGTTTGTGGGCGTACTAGAAGAGATTAGCTTGTCTTAATTAGCCACTATGTAAACATGATGCATTCTGTGAGCTAAATGTTAGCTGCTAGCCACCACACTGAAGCTCTTTCACATTATAGTAAAATATTGTGGCCGTCCATGGCACTAAAGGCTACAATGTGATAGTTATTAGCAATATTTTTAGAccacatcagtgtttttgtaacaAATCTTGTCCCTGAgaaattgtgttgtgttgtattcCTAgcaatgtattttcttttgtttgttctccaCGTCTTGATGATGATTAGTTACTATACTGTAAAACGCATCACAGGGTCTGAAAAACTTTACAAATCCAGTGCACATGTCTCTGTATTAGTAACTcttgaaatgtgtttcctcAGGATGGTAACGGTGTGGTCCGTGGAAACTACCTGTCTGTGTTCTTGGAGCTGTCTGCTGGACTCCCTGAGACATCAAAGTATGAATTATTTCTCAATAAATCTCCTTTCTTTCGCTACAGACTTTGTCTTTGTAGTTAAGTCGTTGAGGTGAGGTTAAATTATCAGATTTAAAATAACTCGACTGCAGCTTTTTGAGCTTTTTCCAACATAATGTAATAAGAACAACCAGGACTTCTCAACCCACTGACAGGATGAAAGTTAAAGGATGagatatattttaattattgtgaacaaattccatgaaaagaccacaaTTAACAAACAATCGATCCtcctaacaagtattgtgtgtgtgtccaaagcctgatgtatcttTCTCCGTGCTGTACAGCTTTATTGTTCATTACCctgaacacacatactgtagtttattttgagtcaatcccacatacaccatcctgctgctggaaatactcCCTAttgcaaaaaaatgtgtattaatccacggctgaaaatagttcctaacaaatgcactatttactcctgtttgagtaatgttttctaaaaactactgtgtccagctgtttcaggaagtCATTTAGCCtttcttaaaaatgaaagtattcGTATTTTGGGACTGAAAGCGAGTATGGAAGTCACAAACATTTTGAGAGAAAGATTAAcacgttgttgtttttgatctttttttaatgggatttgttgacgaTGACATttaagacaacatttaacataatTTAAGACACAGCATGTCTGACTGCGCCTAAGATGACATTCAGAAgtaggaaaatgtttttaacctACGTGAAATTCATTAACATTTATGAACAGAAAGTCAAAGTCTGCTTTAGCTGAACTATGCTTCCACGGTCGTATCCTTTCGGTAGAAATCAAACATTCACAGTTTGCAGCCTTTTCTGTGTCatggtgaaaaacaacaaacagcaaactCCTGGATACCCCACTTCTCTTCACACTTCTCGCTGTGTAGTAATGTTGTCTTGGTTCTGTGTAGGTATGAGTACCGTGTGGAGATGGTCCATCAGGCCTCCAGTGACCCAACCAAGAACATCATTCGGGAGTTTGCCTCTGACTTCGAGGTTGGTGAATGCTGGGGATACAACCGCTTCTTCAGACTGGACCTTCTGGCCAGCGAGGGATACCTGAACATGCAGACGGACACACTGGTTCTCcggtgggcacacacacacacacacacacacacacacacacacacacacaatcatcattcTGTACAGCATGCTCACCTGCACCACCCTTATAATATAGAAACAAGCAGCAAAGCAGTTCTGTTGTCATAAGGTAACAGAGTGTAATTGGTTTTTCACAGCTACCAGGTTCGCTCACCCACCTTCTTCCAGAAGTGCAGAGATCAGTACTGGTACATCAGCCAGCTGGAATCAGCTCAGAGCGGCTACATCCAGCAGATCAACAACCTCAAAgaggtactgtgtgtgtgtggtgtgtggtgtgtggtgtgtggtgtgtggtgtgtggtgtgtgtgtgtgtgtgtgtgtgtgtgtgtgtgtttgtgtttctatgcTTGTTGGAATCCATTTGAGTTTTTAGACTTTTGAAGTGAGAACAGCTTTGTGAAGTTTGTCGTCACATCTTAAGCCTCACTGACCTGCTGATGCAtcagtcattacaaactcatgttgAGCTcccaaacattgttcaaacacCATAAactatgtgtgtttgagtatttCAGGATGAAAAAAGACTCATTAGActcattgttgattaatctgacatgaattgtttggtctgtaaaacattttatctaTATCTAAAACCCAAAGTTATTAAATTTACTATCattgaagacaaagaaaagcagaaaatcgtCACATTTAGAAGCTGCAACtagcaaatgtttgccatttgtGCAAAAACATTACTTCAAGGATTGatcaattatgaaaatagtttcatttttcagattcattttctgatgatcaattcgattaatcaactaattgttgcagctctaatatcACTATAATTTTATCACtatcacaagtgtgtgtgtgtgttgattctTGATTATTTGTCCTCGCTGCTCTGAATAAGCTGCAACAGCTGCGTCAATCTTCTGGACTGATTCATGTTTCTGATTTCAGAGGTTGGCCATCGAGCTGTTTCGCCGTCAGACGTCGCGCAGCTCCTCGCCCCCTGACATGAGGCTCGCTGTGGGCACCACGGCCTCTGAAAGAGACCCTCGCTCTGTGAAGAGTGACGACGACATCCAGACCACTTTGAGCAACACTaaaaaaggggaagaagaagagaggaccCAGCACGATGACTCTAATGTAAGGACAGAATATACTGCGACAGGCTGAGGGAGCAGCTCATTGCTTCTTACTTACATTTGACTGCGTCTGCTTGGTCAGTTGAAGTTGTGCATATGGAGCGAGCGAAAGGGGGAAAGATGAATTATTCCCCTGTAGAGGAAATAAAGTGGTTTCACAGAACGTATTGTTGATTTATCGAAACTTAGGGATGTCCCAGTCCCAGTCACATATCCCTTATCCCATGAACTGGCTCCAGACATCCCTGTGAAAAGTTCATTGTTGGGACATTTAAATAGTCCTCTTTAAAGAGTAAGTGCATACTAGATTTTGGAAGAAGGAAAATTGTTGCATCTATGGGTCGAAGGGTATACGTCTCCCAACTGTGATGTGGCTTGGCACTGTAGTGCCACGGTACAACACTGTAGCACAAGTATGTTGTCACCACTATTTTGCAGGGCAAGCCAGATTATTAGACTGGATGAAGTTACCCTTAAAGAAATGGTGGATATCTCCACCACAAAACCACAAGCTCAGTGTGATCACGGGGTCAttgtgcaatacatatatatgcatacatatacattgttattgtatgtattttttacttttatttttcactgaaatattacaaatgtgtatattttttattctatttcttatttttatatcttattttggtacatactcttatttctaaatgtatgctactttctactcttgaatgggagcacctgtaactgtataatttccccccggggatcaataaagtatttctgattctgattctgtgttGTTCAGGAGCTGTCGGACGGAGACTTGGAGGTGGACTgtctgacagaggaggaggtgaaccCGCTGGACGGCAGCAGCACCTCGGGGAGCTCCACAGCCACcagcaacacagaggagaaCGACATAGATGAGGAGACCATGTGAGTAGAATTTTTCTCACATCCTGTTAATGTAACGTATTGCTGAAGTTATCCTTTTGTATAATGTGTAGCTGCGATTAGAACATGAAGGCCTCAGTTTCCTTGCAGAGCTGTGGCAGTGAgatagtaacacaaagaggagaTTGTGTACCTGCCTACCTACCTGTGACAAAATGTTAATCAGAATAAAACGTACCATATATATTACTATTTGTTCGTGTCTGTATGCATTTGCTCAGGTCAGGAGAGAATGACGTAGACTTCATTGGAAACCTGGAGACAGAAGAAGGAGAGCTCCCTGATGACTTAGCTGGAGCCACAGGTATGATTCATACACCAATATGACACAAgttatttttcataattaattatatATGTAAATCCCACAGTTGATTTTTTACACCTGTTGTGTAGGAGTAAGTTTCATTGTTTACCTCTCTGCAGAGGTTTCTGTTGGTTAGCAGATACTGTATCTCCAACTTGTCAACATAATTCAGTGAAACTTGGTGGAAAGTTTGGCTGTGGAGTCAATGAATAAACCCAAATTATACTTTCCACATCTGCATAACCTCAAGAGCCTGTGTGACATAACTTTGGTTACCTGCCCTTGTCCTCGAGGGGTCTGCACAGACTCTCTGAACATCTGCATACAGCTCAAAATGTATGACCATGTCGAGGCTGCACATGTGCGAACACATCCATCTCTGCACACACCCAGTGGAATATAAACAGATCTGTGTGCGTGTCCGCTGTGAAATCTAACATTTCTGGTtgatgtttcaaaataaagtcttTCAGGGAATTGAAAAGATTATGCTCCTGAACTGCTGGAAATCTTTTAATTTGAGTTTGTATTAGCAGTGAACAGCAAGAAGGGCTGTAATTATAGTTACTGGTAAtctgtctgtcattttctcagttaatcatttggtctataaaatcagaaaataattaaaaaaaacacagtttcccAGGAGACTTCTTTTGGAGAGgtttcaaaacccaaagaaaagaaacaaatcctTACATTTGTGAAGCTATaaccattaaatatttaatgtcctgtttcaaataaaggcctCGTTCTCTCGTCATTTGAGCCAAATAAAATCTTCAGccactatttgagaatttacagaATCAAAACCTACTTGTGTTGTTTGACTTCTGAACAGAACATAGTGATACGATGGTGGGCCTCAAAGCAGCTCCTTCAGCGTGTTTGACTGTGTTGGTGTTAAAAGGCATGAAGAGGATGAGTCATTGTTGGTGCACTGTACCCCTTGCAGCGTGCTGATATAGAAACACTTGgtgtctgtatgtgtacatgtgtgtgggttgtgtgtgtgtgtgtgtttgtgtgtgtgtgtgtgtgtgtgtgtgtgtgtgttcactgttaGATGTCAGAGTTGAGCTCAGCAAAATGTTGCTGCACATTTTTTAGGTCCCACAGTGTCGTGATTTGTGTAtaattaagttttgttttgatgcttttaAAAAATTTCTAACTCTGGTTTTGATACTGAATTTATTACCAACActgtctccacctccaccatctttttttaagaaagaCATTATTCCTTTTGCCAtgaatttattacattttggttaAAGCCATAACCCTGGCTGCTCTGTTGAAATGGTTCATTTATCGTTGCGTCTTCTCCCCGATCTGCAGGTGGATCCAGCTCCAGTGTGCGTTCCTTACATcgcagtgctgctgctggtggtgctggtggtccaggcagcaccagcagcagcctcctggAGATTGACCCAGTCATCCTGATCCAGCTGCTGGATCTAAAGGAGCGCAGCAGCGTGGAGTCTCTGTGGGGCCTCCAGCCTCGGCCTCCTGTATCTCTCCTGCACAGCCAAGGTCTGTAAACACACTCCGCTCACTAACAACAGATCACTcctgcatttttcatgtcatctCTCTCCAGTGATTGAGACCATCTCTGTTATGAGTGGTGGCTACATTGTGTCATGTGACTAAGGCACAATGAGATGAAATTATCCTCCCCAAATCTGAAGcagccacagagacagactgttT
The Enoplosus armatus isolate fEnoArm2 chromosome 13, fEnoArm2.hap1, whole genome shotgun sequence genome window above contains:
- the trim37 gene encoding E3 ubiquitin-protein ligase TRIM37 → MDEQSVESIAEVFRCFICMEKLRDARLCPHCSKLCCFSCIRRWLTEQRAQCPHCRAPLQLRELVNCRWAEEVTQQLDTLQLCSLTKHEDNDKDKCENHHEKLSVFCWTCKKCICHQCALWGGMHGGHTFKPLVEIYEQHVTKVKEEVAKLRRRLMELISLVQEVERNVEAVRGAKDERVREIRNAVEMMIARLDNQLKNKLITLMGQKTSLTQETELLESLLQEVEHQLHSCSKSELISKSPEILLMFQQVHRKPMQSFVTTPVPPDFTSELVPAYDSSTFVLVNFSTLRQRADPVYSPPLQISGLCWRLKVYPDGNGVVRGNYLSVFLELSAGLPETSKYEYRVEMVHQASSDPTKNIIREFASDFEVGECWGYNRFFRLDLLASEGYLNMQTDTLVLRYQVRSPTFFQKCRDQYWYISQLESAQSGYIQQINNLKERLAIELFRRQTSRSSSPPDMRLAVGTTASERDPRSVKSDDDIQTTLSNTKKGEEEERTQHDDSNELSDGDLEVDCLTEEEVNPLDGSSTSGSSTATSNTEENDIDEETMSGENDVDFIGNLETEEGELPDDLAGATGGSSSSVRSLHRSAAAGGAGGPGSTSSSLLEIDPVILIQLLDLKERSSVESLWGLQPRPPVSLLHSQAHPHSRKERDRRPQVVRRSAPDSGVLIRLKAQMAEVRSKMSDVKSQVLEARGSGEPRPGPSGGFSVEEVPSHHADSELAACRKPIELDLLGRAAAARSRPCRPARKSLSPVLDSSGSLVVKRRSPEELEKDLRGADLATELSLHLKEGLGGAEGVLKADGTQGPLVSLGSSSSEQASTSKQQYSVEQQLYGASGSRDDIFSLGGPSYMTASKNCGSRTLGAAMLDCESESLGNSHQSLLEGPSAQLQSNEDQSPSVLVAATSSDSDTEDEALQSNISCYDNQTPPCTGEQLLSDDMSLPADR